A genomic segment from Salinigranum rubrum encodes:
- a CDS encoding XF1762 family protein codes for MIRPLRPGDIVAFPYLDAVGRYVGDDATPIIEWYVPPGGPLCLGHPSALTTADVGEIDTMVDSGEVVIVATGFDSLASYHAHRTYRDCDPRLAAPGGAPTTNHLELRAERGRGARERVNGFLKHPTVQYQHDPVTKPFRVALTAVYEGRDVAMAVLGRPSGRHNADGQTLELYRFAAHPDRPANTGSWLLSRCCRWATLEGYDRLLTYAGVQNDNEGTMYRAAGFTHLNTTTADLREWHSRSGRVGGGTYRRRRYRCCLSKHSLEARRPAGRVDAEQSHLTDRGTAHGGGDTSLQDIPQGDLIQTREDTLGRRGGSLSLGAQVLFEKYSLGVDETIGDTTPAPLVACFGYRTPRTPW; via the coding sequence GTGATACGACCGCTTCGCCCCGGCGATATCGTCGCCTTTCCCTACCTCGATGCCGTCGGTCGCTACGTCGGCGACGACGCCACTCCGATTATCGAGTGGTACGTCCCACCAGGAGGCCCACTCTGTCTTGGGCATCCCTCTGCTCTCACCACTGCCGACGTCGGCGAGATTGACACGATGGTCGACTCCGGTGAAGTCGTCATCGTCGCGACCGGCTTCGACTCCTTGGCTTCCTATCACGCCCATCGGACCTATCGCGATTGCGACCCCCGACTCGCCGCGCCCGGCGGAGCACCCACTACCAACCACCTCGAACTCCGCGCCGAACGTGGACGCGGGGCTCGCGAACGGGTCAACGGCTTCCTTAAACATCCGACCGTCCAATACCAGCACGACCCCGTCACCAAGCCGTTCCGAGTCGCGCTCACCGCAGTCTACGAGGGGCGAGACGTTGCGATGGCCGTCCTCGGCCGTCCCAGTGGACGACACAACGCCGATGGACAGACCCTCGAACTGTACCGCTTTGCCGCCCATCCCGACCGGCCCGCGAACACCGGGTCGTGGCTCCTCTCGCGGTGTTGCCGGTGGGCCACGCTCGAAGGCTACGACCGGCTCCTCACCTACGCAGGCGTCCAAAACGATAACGAGGGGACGATGTACCGAGCCGCCGGATTCACTCACCTCAATACCACCACCGCAGACCTGCGCGAGTGGCACTCTCGAAGCGGGCGCGTCGGTGGAGGAACCTACCGGAGACGTCGCTACAGATGTTGCCTCTCCAAACACTCACTCGAAGCCCGGCGGCCCGCCGGTCGTGTCGACGCCGAACAATCCCACCTTACCGACCGGGGCACAGCACACGGTGGTGGGGATACCTCACTGCAGGATATCCCACAGGGCGACCTGATCCAAACCCGAGAAGACACGCTCGGCCGTCGAGGAGGCAGTCTCTCACTGGGCGCGCAGGTGCTCTTCGAGAAATATAGCCTCGGCGTGGACGAGACCATTGGGGACACCACCCCTGCCCCACTCGTCGCCTGCTTTGGGTATCGAACCCCGAGGACGCCCTGGTAG